The following are encoded together in the Thermococcus sibiricus MM 739 genome:
- a CDS encoding DUF1464 family protein, whose translation MRVIGVDPGTRSFDAIGLENGKIKLDLSFPSEVVAEEPSKIVKAIEDFNADIIIGPSGYGVPLKHIKELTERDRFEMTLVREEEMKEIPVLIGLQKMIDEMAEKNMNVWFIPGVIHLPTVPEWRKYNKIDMGTADKMAITVLGIYDQAKRLGVEYSEVSFVLLEVGFGYNYAGAVKNGKIIDGIGGTIFPGVGYVNSGALDGEVAYLMGNVRKQHLFWGGASMIVAEKILPPEEFAKRLDEEPFANAWEAMKDGFLKAVASELAVVGDAKEIILSGRLMRIEELKKDVKDLFEDKFDLPVVKLRGLEGKAKEAAQGSAIIGDGLAGGEFKELVEHVEIKKSYGIVLDYVRLPLNV comes from the coding sequence ATGAGAGTTATAGGTGTTGACCCTGGTACGAGAAGTTTTGATGCTATCGGGCTTGAAAACGGAAAGATAAAACTTGACCTCAGCTTTCCGAGCGAGGTGGTTGCAGAAGAGCCGAGCAAAATCGTCAAGGCAATAGAAGACTTCAACGCAGACATTATCATTGGCCCCTCCGGATATGGTGTTCCCCTTAAGCACATAAAAGAGCTTACTGAGAGAGACCGCTTTGAGATGACACTTGTAAGGGAAGAAGAAATGAAAGAAATCCCTGTTCTCATTGGACTTCAAAAAATGATAGACGAGATGGCCGAAAAGAACATGAACGTGTGGTTCATTCCCGGTGTTATTCACCTCCCCACGGTTCCCGAGTGGAGAAAGTACAACAAAATTGACATGGGGACAGCAGATAAAATGGCCATAACGGTTCTTGGCATCTACGATCAGGCTAAGAGACTTGGGGTAGAGTACAGTGAAGTTTCCTTCGTTCTGCTGGAGGTTGGCTTTGGCTACAACTACGCTGGAGCAGTCAAAAACGGAAAAATAATAGATGGAATTGGGGGCACCATATTTCCCGGAGTAGGTTACGTTAACAGCGGAGCATTGGATGGAGAGGTTGCATACCTAATGGGGAATGTCAGAAAGCAACACTTATTCTGGGGAGGTGCCTCCATGATAGTTGCCGAGAAGATATTGCCACCGGAAGAGTTTGCAAAGCGTTTGGACGAAGAACCCTTCGCAAACGCCTGGGAAGCTATGAAAGACGGCTTCCTCAAAGCCGTTGCGAGTGAACTTGCCGTTGTGGGGGATGCAAAAGAGATAATACTCTCGGGCAGGCTTATGCGCATAGAAGAGCTTAAAAAAGACGTTAAAGATCTCTTTGAGGATAAATTCGATCTTCCAGTTGTCAAGCTTAGAGGGTTGGAAGGAAAGGCAAAAGAAGCTGCCCAAGGAAGTGCAATAATTGGCGATGGTCTGGCTGGAGGAGAATTCAAGGAGCTTGTTGAGCACGTTGAGATAAAGAAGAGCTATGGAATCGTTCTTGATTACGTGAGGCTTCCTTTGAATGTTTGA
- the cdr gene encoding CoA-disulfide reductase — MVMKKVVIIGGGAAGMSAASRVKRLKPEWDVKVFEATEWVSHAPCGVPYVVEGISPKEKLMHYPPEFFIKKRGIDLHLNAEVIEVEQGSVRVREKDGEHTYEWDYLVFANGASPRIPNIEGIDLKGVFTADLPPDAVAIREYMEKNDVRDVLVIGTGYIALEMAEAFVVQGKNVTLIGRSERILRKTFDKEITDIVEAKLREHLNLRLNESTLRIEGKDRVEKVITDAGEYKADLVIIATGIKPNTELAEQLGVKIGETGAIWTNEKMQTSVENVYAAGDVAETRHLITGKRVWIPLAPPGNKMGYVAGSNIAGAEISFPGVLGTAITKFMDLEIGKTGLTEGEALKEGYDVKTAFIEARTKPHYYPGAKKIWLKAVADKETGRLLGLQAVGAEILPRVDALAIALQAGFTTKDLFFADLAYAPPFAPVWDPLVILARVLKF; from the coding sequence ATGGTTATGAAAAAAGTAGTGATCATAGGTGGCGGAGCGGCTGGGATGAGTGCCGCGTCAAGGGTAAAGAGGTTAAAACCCGAATGGGACGTTAAAGTGTTTGAAGCGACTGAATGGGTTAGTCATGCCCCATGTGGAGTGCCATATGTAGTTGAAGGAATTTCTCCAAAGGAGAAGCTCATGCACTATCCACCGGAATTTTTCATTAAAAAGAGAGGGATTGATCTACATTTGAACGCAGAGGTCATAGAAGTTGAACAGGGCAGCGTGAGAGTACGGGAAAAAGATGGGGAACACACTTACGAGTGGGACTACCTAGTTTTCGCAAACGGGGCTTCTCCTCGAATTCCGAATATAGAGGGCATTGACTTGAAGGGAGTCTTTACCGCAGATTTGCCCCCAGATGCTGTTGCAATAAGGGAGTACATGGAAAAGAACGATGTAAGGGACGTTTTGGTTATTGGAACGGGCTACATAGCACTTGAGATGGCTGAAGCTTTTGTGGTTCAAGGGAAAAACGTAACACTCATTGGAAGGAGCGAGAGGATCTTAAGAAAAACCTTTGACAAAGAAATCACCGACATAGTAGAAGCAAAACTTAGGGAACACCTAAACCTCCGCCTAAATGAATCTACACTAAGGATAGAAGGAAAGGACAGAGTAGAGAAAGTAATCACCGATGCGGGAGAGTATAAAGCAGATTTGGTAATAATAGCCACAGGAATCAAGCCAAACACCGAGCTTGCAGAACAGCTGGGGGTTAAGATTGGGGAGACCGGAGCAATATGGACGAATGAGAAAATGCAGACAAGTGTGGAAAACGTCTATGCAGCTGGGGACGTTGCGGAGACAAGGCACCTCATAACGGGTAAAAGGGTATGGATACCATTAGCCCCACCGGGGAACAAAATGGGCTATGTAGCGGGAAGCAATATAGCTGGAGCTGAGATAAGCTTTCCGGGTGTTCTTGGGACAGCTATAACTAAATTTATGGATCTGGAGATCGGAAAAACGGGATTAACAGAAGGAGAAGCACTAAAAGAGGGCTACGATGTCAAAACGGCTTTTATAGAAGCGAGGACAAAGCCCCACTACTATCCGGGAGCAAAGAAGATATGGCTTAAAGCCGTGGCGGATAAAGAAACAGGAAGACTTCTAGGTCTGCAAGCGGTAGGAGCGGAAATACTTCCAAGGGTAGATGCCCTTGCAATTGCTCTGCAGGCAGGGTTTACGACTAAAGACTTGTTCTTTGCAGACTTAGCCTATGCCCCACCATTTGCACCAGTATGGGATCCATTGGTGATCTTGGCAAGGGTCTTGAAGTTTTAG
- a CDS encoding 60S ribosomal export protein NMD3 yields the protein MSERFCYRCGISENEGGPLIDGLCQVCFRKENPVLLIEDEINTELCQNCGSYKVKGTWVDPKTYNLEELIFEVADNALIENLALNERVKSIKIAPREELEEIEELSIGTAHVSFQPLEWHVEYFPAIINYEVEIKARIHEMQKELHHEKKIVTVYVRQTVCPRCQKFLGGYFEAILQARAEDRVLTKEEKDEISKLVEEKVDEIMKRDRMGFIQDTVEKEEGLDFYMGSTAAARKLAQIIRDRYGGSISEAYQLIGQDRITSKEVYRTSVRIRIPKFRKGDIVCDKKGNVYRVEEVNGKGMLLKNLLTHESEHKDWKSAKRDEIDTIEHERLEAMTTSLTPREVQFMDMKSYETFELEKPRFEVKEGEIYKLIKVKGRYYIEEKK from the coding sequence ATGAGCGAAAGGTTCTGCTACAGGTGTGGGATTAGCGAGAATGAAGGGGGCCCATTAATAGATGGCCTCTGTCAGGTTTGTTTTAGAAAGGAGAACCCTGTGCTTCTCATAGAGGATGAAATAAATACCGAGCTCTGTCAAAACTGCGGAAGCTATAAGGTTAAAGGCACTTGGGTTGATCCAAAGACTTACAATCTTGAGGAGCTTATCTTTGAAGTGGCAGATAATGCCCTCATTGAGAACCTTGCCCTCAACGAAAGAGTCAAGAGTATAAAAATAGCTCCGAGAGAGGAGCTTGAGGAAATTGAAGAGCTCTCCATAGGAACTGCCCACGTAAGTTTTCAGCCCCTTGAATGGCATGTCGAATACTTCCCAGCAATAATTAACTACGAAGTGGAGATTAAAGCAAGAATCCATGAAATGCAAAAGGAACTTCATCATGAGAAAAAGATTGTCACAGTTTATGTGAGGCAGACGGTTTGTCCGAGATGTCAAAAGTTCCTTGGAGGTTACTTTGAAGCAATTTTACAAGCTAGAGCTGAAGATAGAGTACTAACAAAAGAAGAGAAAGACGAAATTTCAAAGCTCGTTGAAGAGAAGGTTGACGAAATTATGAAGCGGGATAGAATGGGATTCATTCAAGATACGGTAGAAAAAGAAGAAGGCTTAGACTTTTACATGGGTTCAACTGCTGCAGCAAGAAAGCTTGCTCAGATAATAAGGGACAGATATGGAGGAAGCATAAGCGAGGCCTATCAGCTGATTGGACAAGACAGAATAACAAGTAAAGAAGTCTACAGGACGAGCGTTAGGATTAGAATTCCAAAGTTCAGGAAAGGAGATATAGTCTGCGACAAAAAAGGCAACGTGTACCGGGTTGAGGAAGTTAATGGGAAGGGCATGCTCTTAAAGAACCTATTGACACATGAAAGTGAGCACAAAGACTGGAAGAGCGCAAAACGGGATGAAATAGACACAATAGAGCATGAAAGGCTTGAGGCAATGACTACGAGCTTAACACCAAGAGAAGTCCAGTTCATGGACATGAAAAGCTACGAAACGTTTGAACTCGAAAAACCGAGGTTTGAAGTAAAAGAGGGAGAGATTTACAAGCTCATTAAGGTTAAGGGAAGATACTATATCGAAGAGAAAAAGTGA
- a CDS encoding DUF998 domain-containing protein, which translates to MKINKTPCLSLAYLSVAVPLISIAIAILLSDWFSITNNALSDLGHATKSPVAPIFNFGLSLGGALIIYTSTLCIYKISKAFSVVGFLVGFTLILVAVFDEVYRGLHFAVSVAFFLSLAVFLIAYGIYFKSYLPLPALAVAVVAWVIHFAYDVPKGVAIPELISVFATIPFYLDAVKRFQTDLLPALKGEGSA; encoded by the coding sequence ATGAAGATAAATAAAACGCCCTGCCTGTCTTTGGCGTATCTCTCCGTAGCTGTACCGTTAATCTCAATCGCCATAGCAATACTTCTCTCAGATTGGTTCAGCATCACAAACAACGCCCTAAGCGACCTCGGGCATGCCACAAAAAGCCCAGTTGCACCAATATTTAACTTCGGCCTGAGCCTTGGAGGGGCCCTTATAATCTACACCTCAACATTGTGCATATACAAAATTAGCAAAGCTTTTTCCGTGGTGGGATTCCTAGTTGGATTTACCCTAATTCTGGTGGCAGTTTTCGATGAAGTTTACAGGGGACTTCATTTTGCAGTTTCCGTGGCATTCTTCCTCTCTCTTGCAGTGTTCCTAATTGCCTACGGGATATATTTCAAAAGCTACCTCCCACTTCCCGCCTTGGCAGTTGCAGTGGTTGCGTGGGTTATTCATTTCGCTTACGATGTCCCAAAAGGAGTGGCAATTCCGGAACTTATCTCAGTATTTGCAACAATTCCCTTTTACCTAGATGCAGTGAAGAGATTTCAAACTGACCTCCTCCCCGCCCTGAAGGGCGAGGGTTCGGCTTAA
- a CDS encoding DUF424 domain-containing protein, producing the protein MKIYIKVYRVQGEVLVAACDEELLGKTFREGELKLEVKERFYKGELKEIDVLEELLEDATIANLTGERCVKKAIDLGYVDPERVLRVQGIPHAQMAKLL; encoded by the coding sequence ATGAAAATCTACATTAAAGTTTACCGCGTTCAAGGAGAAGTCCTTGTTGCTGCATGTGATGAGGAACTCCTAGGCAAAACATTCAGAGAAGGGGAGCTTAAATTGGAAGTAAAAGAGAGATTTTACAAGGGCGAGCTGAAGGAAATTGATGTGCTGGAAGAACTGTTGGAAGACGCAACGATAGCAAATCTCACAGGAGAGAGATGCGTAAAAAAGGCTATTGACCTGGGCTACGTTGATCCCGAGAGAGTGTTGAGAGTCCAAGGCATCCCCCATGCCCAGATGGCAAAGTTGTTATGA
- a CDS encoding RNA-guided endonuclease InsQ/TnpB family protein: protein MKLQPSKEQEKALFELADAGAKVWNEVNYLRRQQFFNHEPVDFNRTEKIVYEKYKGEIGSATVQQIARKNAEAWRSFFSLIKKRKELPKWLRPKPPNYLKEEGKRKPLIVLRNDQYRIDGNKVILKGLGKFKKLEVQFKGRIHLKGKQGRLEIIYDDVKRKWYAHISYTVEEKLEGNSWVKLPRTPKGNLVAGIDLGVNNLMAVYVENGESFLVNGRPLKSIGFYWQKRIAEYQSKLNKSGAKASRKLKRMHEKAKLQAGHYINTAVRQTVRRLYELGVSRIVVGYPKEISREPDKGRKQNFVLSHVWRFNYVIKRLTEVAEEYGIQVVVVNEAFTSQTCPLCGKPHKGARFVRGLYMCPVEGLVFNADLVGAFNILRKAVKTITPNLSGLYAQGRGNGPETGPEGLKPHFILGPNETPQTSPSMARD, encoded by the coding sequence ATAAAACTCCAGCCCTCAAAAGAACAAGAGAAAGCCCTCTTCGAGCTAGCTGACGCTGGTGCCAAAGTCTGGAATGAAGTGAATTACCTTCGCAGGCAACAGTTCTTCAACCACGAACCTGTTGATTTTAACAGGACTGAAAAAATCGTTTATGAGAAGTACAAGGGTGAGATTGGCTCTGCGACAGTTCAGCAGATAGCGAGGAAGAACGCTGAAGCTTGGAGGAGCTTCTTCTCCCTCATAAAGAAGCGAAAAGAACTTCCCAAGTGGCTGAGGCCAAAACCACCGAACTACCTGAAAGAAGAGGGAAAGAGGAAGCCCTTAATTGTCCTCAGGAACGACCAGTACAGGATTGATGGGAACAAGGTAATTCTCAAGGGGCTTGGGAAATTCAAAAAGCTGGAAGTCCAGTTTAAGGGGCGGATACACCTGAAAGGCAAGCAAGGGCGCTTGGAAATCATCTACGACGACGTGAAGAGGAAGTGGTACGCCCACATCAGCTACACCGTCGAAGAGAAGCTGGAAGGCAATTCTTGGGTTAAACTCCCAAGAACGCCGAAAGGCAACCTCGTGGCTGGCATTGACCTAGGAGTGAACAATTTAATGGCCGTTTACGTTGAGAATGGGGAGAGTTTTCTGGTCAATGGTAGGCCGTTGAAGAGCATTGGCTTTTACTGGCAGAAGAGGATTGCTGAGTATCAGTCAAAACTCAACAAGAGTGGGGCTAAGGCGAGCAGAAAGCTCAAGAGAATGCACGAGAAGGCAAAACTCCAAGCGGGACACTACATTAACACCGCAGTCAGGCAGACGGTTAGGAGGCTTTACGAGCTGGGAGTTTCGAGGATTGTAGTTGGCTATCCAAAGGAGATTTCAAGAGAACCAGACAAGGGCAGAAAGCAGAATTTCGTCCTTTCTCACGTTTGGCGGTTTAATTACGTGATTAAACGTTTAACAGAGGTTGCTGAGGAGTATGGTATTCAGGTCGTGGTTGTGAATGAGGCTTTCACTTCTCAGACGTGCCCTCTCTGCGGGAAGCCTCATAAAGGGGCGAGGTTTGTCCGTGGGCTGTATATGTGTCCCGTGGAGGGGCTTGTGTTCAATGCTGATTTAGTTGGTGCTTTCAACATTTTGAGGAAGGCCGTGAAAACGATAACCCCGAATCTGAGCGGTCTTTATGCTCAGGGGAGGGGTAACGGGCCTGAGACCGGGCCAGAGGGGTTGAAGCCCCACTTTATCTTGGGTCCGAATGAGACCCCTCAAACCTCCCCGTCAATGGCGAGGGATTAA